A section of the Oryzias latipes chromosome 8, ASM223467v1 genome encodes:
- the LOC101160910 gene encoding delphilin isoform X2: MGGDRSLSRHFRIFIPKKHRERFDEVVSQSLMSRLKGRSFSDPSRSHLRRSRSEDHPERLLVSTRASSVPRTHAEEGVAPPTRGMRKTTSLIAGHAGGATPNCRTVRVCKGNMSFGFTLRGHAPVWIDSVIPGSPADKAGLKPGDRILFLNGLDMRTSSHEKVVSMLQGSGAMPTLVVEEGPSTFSMAEQDLAGGGAPSERARSPMLSSLQWIAEILPPSIRVQGRTFGQQLEHLLTIQERYTICKALENFFQHRNVDTLIVDVFPVLDTPAKQVIWQFVYQLLTYEEQEHCQNKISRFVGFKPPAPPPPPPPPPPEPESAPEPHRRSSSMRVTGTTHRSSVRGRSSDDLVIGTHLGMGHHTEPTQETMTRLAPGERQSGDGTSLPETPNNLTNLSAVYAELENMYSSKRSKSLKSRPPPAPESVLDIDAPSRAESPTLQANTGSRKNTQPHSSWPDPLPSPPTAPFYPSGLTSQTSGESNPYMSLDSPPPSPPEPDFPSSPPVHRNNKRRYTFSKPPRSEDTDRFLDALSEQLGQRVAIVDDFLTPENDYEEDVVQMGYPDENDDDNEEELGVDEEENGGFVAPELSSPSDVQSSIGEENASSLTYSSSSDHIPPPPMSPPPPPPVQFNDPPPAPPAPAQSQPQNQQQPVSYTPEHSPRAYVPIRRKSGPPPPPPPRSNLPPKRHSLHKVLPTREDIQVHATIQELKAYQEQQNYQEEQQVYTERQAFEEQQAYKERQAFEEQQAYKERQAFEEQQAYKERQAFEEQQAYEEQELFQEQQAYQEQQVYQEKIYKERQAYEEQVYQEQQVYQQRQAYEQHQAYQEQKAYEELQAYKEQKAFEELQGYQERKAYEEQRAYQEQQMQQIYQGHQSIPVQLTQHKSSSPLPLQQLHQSLPPIPSQESMHSNANHPLYKMGQGQQQSHHHRRLSRSAPPPHQPSPQQAMHPSQGQYAEGIYQSHQSVRPQPHHSSTEMIHQMHQAPPHHASSEMLQQMQSHGHYSSSEMLQQMHKSKAHHSSTELLHQSHQRHETPPHHTSAELLHQAHQMHRGQTHHSSTELLNQMQQPKPHHSSAELLHQTHQIQQSKAHHSSTELLHQMHQEPASLPVQLNRDSQSHQSRRSIKGHHQTEVSLQARHQEQQIHQIHHPQPTKPSPQRPHSIQQTHHHSNTPQIHQIHHITPQPPPQDYPHQIHVIHPPQQPHRPQPLLSTFQPLQPHQPTVSTFQPLPQHPQAQHHGQPSTQTTRPHSQPSHHLLQSHHLPQTHHKQPHHQSQLQSLPYSLSDPTEHLEPPPPPPLPPPCSPPPLPRPALSRMDSNHMSVKRLRWEQVENSEGTIWGQLGANSDYEKLHDMVKYLDLELHFGTSKSTMPAPEPSPQLETFKKKDVIEILSHKKAYNASILIAHLKLSPGELRHILMNMTTDRLEPDHIKQLLLYAPDEEEVKKYEDHKQEPSKLSEVDQFVLQMLLVPEYKTRLQCLLFKCSLQEKTEELRGAYDCIYKASVELKTSKKLAKILEFVLAMGNYLNNSLPKTNKTTGFKINFLTELSTTKTVDGKSTFLHILVKSLCQHFPDVLDFAKDLTMIPLAAKVNQRIVTSDINDIHTTIQDIRSACQRMPATAEDRFSLVMSNFLENSHPAVQSLESLQQRAVEEFSKTASFFGEDSKSTNTEAFFGIFAEFMSKFERVLNDQQMVENPKSPRSPRLASPLAW; the protein is encoded by the exons ATGGGAGGAGATAGGAGCCTTTCCAGACACTTTCG GATCTTCATCCCTAAGAAGCACCGGGAGCGTTTTGATGAGGTGGTCTCTCAGAGTCTGATGAGCCGGCTGAAGGGTCGGAGCTTCAGCGACCCCAGCCGGAGCCACCTGCGCCGCAGCCGAAGTGAGGATCACCCAGAACGCCTCCTTGTCTCCACCCGTGCCAGCTCAGTGCCACGCACCCATGCAGAGGAGGGTGTGGCTCCCCCCACCAGAGGCATGCGCAAAACCACTTCCCTCATTGCAGGCCACGCCGGCGGCGCCACCCCCAACTGCAG GACAGTCAGAGTCTGCAAGGGCAACATGAGCTTTGGTTTCACCCTGAGAGGTCACGCTCCAGTGTGGATCGACTCAGTGATCCCTG GAAGTCCTGCAGACAAAGCAGGTTTGAAACCAGGAGACCGAATCCTGTTTTTGAACGGACTGGACATGAG GACATCTTCACATGAGAAGGTGGTGTCCATGCTGCAGGGGAGTGGTGCCATGCCCACTCTGGTGGTGGAAGAAGGTCCATCTACTTTTTCAATGGCTGAACAGGATCTTGCAGGGGGCGGGGCTCCCTCTGAGCGGGCTCGCTCTCCCATGCTGAGTTCCCTTCAGTGGATCGCGGAGATTCTCCCTCCCAGTATCAGGGTTCAGGGTCGCACCTTTGGACAACAGCTGGAGCACCTGCTGACCATCCAGGAGCGGTACACCATCTGCAAAGCTTTGGAAAACTTCTTCCAGCACAG GAATGTTGACACTCTGATTGTGGACGTCTTCCCGGTGCTGGATACACCAGCCAAACAGGTGATCTGGCAGTTTGTTTACCAGCTGCTTACATATGAAGAGCAGGAACACTGTCAGAACAAGATTTCACGTTTCGTCGGCTTCAAACCTccag ctcctccaccacctcctccccctcctcctccagagcCCGAGTCTGCACCGGAGCCCCATCGGCGCAGTAGCTCTATGAGGGTTACGGGGACCACGCACAGGAGTAGTGTCAGAGGCCGCAGCTCTGATGATCTGGTCATTGGCACACACTTGGGAATGG GGCACCACACAGAGCCAACACAGGAGACGATGACAAGACTGGCTCCAGGAGAGAGACAGTCAGGAGATGGTACCTCCCTACCTGAGACCCCCAACAACCTCACCAAT CTGTCAGCTGTCTATGCTGAACTAGAAAACATGTATTCCAGCAAGAGGTCCAAGTCCCTGAAGAGCCGCCCTCCCCCTGCCCCAGAGAGTGTGTTGGACATAGATGCCCCCTCACGGGCAGAGTCTCCCACCTTACAGGCTAACACAG GCAGTCGGAAAAACACGCAACCCCATTCATCCTGGCCGGACCCCCTTCCAAGTCCACCTACAGCCCCATTCTACCCATCAGGCTTGACAAGCCAAACCAGTGGAGAGTCCAACCCATACATGAGCCTAGACagtcctcccccctcccctccggAGCCAGACTTCCCATCCAGTCCACCGGTCCATCGCAACAACAAACGCCGCTACACCTTCTCTAAACCTCCTCGCTCAGAGGACACGGATCGTTTTCTGGATGCTCTGAGTGAGCAGCTGGGACAGCGGGTGGCCATCGTTGACGATTTCCTAACCCCTGAAAATGATTATGAAGAG GATGTTGTGCAGATGGGTTACCCAGATGAgaatgatgatgataatgaggAGGAGCTTGGGGTGGATGAGGAAGAAAATGGAGGATTTGTGGCTCCGGAGCTAAGCAGCCCAAGTGATGTTCAAAGCAGTATTGGGGAAGAGAATGCCTCCTCCTTGACATattcctcttcctctgatcaCATCCCTCCTCCACCCATGAGTCCTCCCCCACCTCCACCTGTCCAGTTCAACGACCCTCCCCCCGCCCCTCCAGCACCTGCTCAGAGTCAGCCTCAGAACCAACAACAACCTGTCAGCTACACACCTGAGCACTCACCCAGAGCATATGTGCCCATCCGCCGAAAATCTGGCCCTCCTCCACCGCCGCCTCCTCGCAGTAACCTACCACCTAAACGCCACTCCTTGCATAAGGTCCTCCCAACAAGAGAAGATATTCAAGTCCATGCCACCATACAAGAACTGAAAGCCTACCAGGAACAACAAAACTACCAGGAAGAGCAGCAAGTCTACACGGAGAGACAAGCATTTGAGGAGCAGCAAGCCTATAAGGAGAGACAAGCATTTGAGGAGCAGCAAGCCTACAAGGAGAGACAAGCATTTGAGGAGCAGCAAGCCTACAAGGAGAGACAAGCATTTGAGGAGCAGCAAGCCTATGAGGAACAAGAACTTTTCCAGGAGCAGCAAGCGTACCAGGAACAACAGGTTTACCAGGAGAAGATTTACAAGGAGCGACAGGCTTATGAGGAGCAGGTGTATCAAGAGCAGCAAGTCTACCAGCAGAGACAAGCATATGAGCAGCACCAGGCCTACCAGGAGCAGAAAGCATACGAGGAGCTTCAGGCCTACAAGGAGCAAAAAGCATTTGAGGAACTACAAGGCTACCAGGAACGGAAAGCTTATGAGGAGCAGCGAGCGTACCAGGAGCAACAGATGCAGCAGATCTACCAAGGCCACCAGTCCATTCCTGTCCAGCTGACTCAGCATAAATCCAGTTCCCCTCTACCACTCCAACAGTTACACCAGTCTTTACCCCCAATCCCTTCTCAGGAGTCCATGCACTCAAATGCCAACCACCCTCTGTATAAGATGGGCCAAGGACAGCAGCAGAGTCATCACCACAGGCGGCTTTCTCGCTCAGCTCCTCCTCCACATCAGCCATCACCCCAACAAGCAATGCACCCCAGCCAAGGTCAGTACGCTGAGGGCATCTACCAGAGTCATCAAAGTGTGAGACCACAGCCCCATCATTCTTCGACAGAGATGATTCATCAGATGCACCAAGCCCCGCCACACCACGCCTCTTCGGAAatgctgcagcagatgcagaGCCACGGCCATTACTCGTCATCTGAGATGCTCCAGCAGATGCACAAATCCAAAGCCCATCATTCCTCTACTGAGCTTCTGCACCAGTCTCACCAAAGACACGAAACGCCGCCGCACCACACCTCTGCTGAGCTGCTTCATCAAGCTCACCAGATGCATCGAGGTCAAACCCATCATTCATCCACTGAGCTGCTCAACCAAATGCAGCAGCCTAAGCCCCACCACTCCTCTGCAGAGCTTCTTCACCAAACTCACCAAATTCAGCAGTCGAAGGCCCATCACTCATCCACAGAGCTGCTGCATCAAATGCATCAAGAGCCCGCTTCCCTTCCAGTTCAACTGAACCGGGACAGCCAGTCGCATCAGAGCCGCAGGAGTATAAAAGGACATCATCAAACAGAGGTTTCTCTGCAGGCCAGACACCAAGAGCAGCAGATTCACCAAATCCATCACCCCCAGCCGACCAAGCCCTCTCCCCAGAGACCCCACTCCATCCAGCAAACCCACCACCATTCCAACACACCCCAGATCCACCAAATTCACCACATCACCCCCCAACCGCCTCCTCAGGACTACCCACACCAGATCCACGTCATCCATCCTCCCCAGCAGCCCCACAGGCCCCAGCCCCTTCTCTCCACCTTTCAGCCCCTCCAGCCACACCAGCCCACTGTTTCCACCTTCCAGCCCCTGCCCCAACACCCACAAGCCCAGCACCACGGCCAGCCCTCCACCCAAACAACTCGTCCACATTCACAGCCCTCGCATCACCTGCTTCAATCCCACCATCTTCCCCAAACCCACCACAAGCAACCCCACCACCAGAGTCAGCTCCAGTCTCTGCCATACTCTCTGTCCGATCCTACAGAGCACCTGGAGCCGCCTCCACCTccacccctcccacccccctgCTCCCCTCCCCCACTGCCGAGGCCAGCTTTGTCCAGGATGGACTCCAACCACATGAGCGTGAAGCGGCTGCGCTGGGAACAGGTGGAAAACTCAGAAGGGACTATATGGGGACAG ttgggtGCAAACTCTGACTATGAAAAACTGCATGACATGGTTAAGTATTTGGATCTGGAGCTTCACTTTGGGACATCAAAGAGCacca TGCCTGCTCCAGAGCCATCTCCACAGCTAGAAACCTTCAAGAAGAAGGATGTGATAGAAATTTTGTCTCATAAAAAAGCTTACAATGCGT CCATCTTGATTGCCCACCTGAAGCTGTCTCCTGGGGAGCTGCGCCACATCCTGATGAACATGACCACGGATAGACTTGAACCTGATCACAtcaagcagctgctgctgtacgctcctgatgaagaggaggtgaAAAAATATGAAGACCACAAGCAGGAGCCCAGCAAACTCAGCGAGGTGGACCAGTTTGTGTTGCAG ATGCTGTTGGTACCGGAATACAAGACTCGCCTTCAATGCCTCCTTTTCAAATGTTCTCTTCAAGAGAAGACAGAGGAGCTAAGGGGAGCGTACGACTGCATTTACAAAGCTTCTGTGGAGCTAAAGACCAGCAAGAAATTGGCTAAGATATTAGAG TTTGTGTTGGCAATGGGGAACTATCTCAATAACAGTCTGCCCAAAACCAACAAGACAACAGGCTTTAAGATCAACTTCCTAACAGAG CTGAGCACAACAAAAACAGTTGATGGCAAGTCGACATTTCTGCACATTCtggtcaagtccttgtgtcagcACTTTCCAGATGTGTTGGATTTTGCTAAAGATCTTACAATGATTCCTCTTGCTGCAAAAG TGAATCAGAGGATCGTCACATCGGACATAAATGACATCCACACAACCATCCAGGACATTCGATCAGCCTGTCAGAGGATGCCGGCAACTGCAGAGGATCGCTTTTCTCTCGTCATGAGT AATTTTCTGGAAAACAGTCATCCGGCTGTCCAGTCCCTGGAGTCTCTCCAGCAGAGAGCTGTAGAGGAATTCAGCAAAACCGCTTCTTTCTTTGGGGAGGATAGCAAATCGACCAATACTGAGGCCTTTTTTGGTATCTTTGCTGAGTTTATGAGCAAGTTTGAG AGAGTTCTCAATGATCAGCAAATGGTTGAAAATCCCAAGAGTCCCAGAAGTCCACGCCTGGCCTCACCTCTGGCTTGGTAA